The following coding sequences lie in one Candidatus Melainabacteria bacterium genomic window:
- a CDS encoding AAA family ATPase translates to MKVANGTYSKIGAFDRYSCSHEAKVNAATALRIIIEKIGNYLSDEMDILRILLASDVRDVREQGIIAAENTWKNPWRKNILESGLIRRLRLEPEQDLRNRSTLVIVRANPKVLLEECTKDDGSKYFPIELITVINNPSIKLNMVYGLCNLFSAQRKEGKFYKDFKETPVLDSPDVERCFKYSILVLQDLVNESTLSIDERKILHNTCVLISYLLDKDLNPVVKSLEQQVYNNYVNKLSNINLSKFIEFTTHSQFAEESWKEENTWVAAKGTLKVALPVTDTRCRNPLANYLSLRADVERMKTALRPIQVVSTKPTNPYVVSNLNDVLDMIDSSIESYLAGKNFKGIMWQEVEEFNSGFPRLLQLLDSSRNVNCRLAVLNTMDNLTQNGITVARRSLPFDSIVNEQNIAALGNVLRNNVYFQSVLRKQLTSPTPATVQEKALLLTRQLTTSFKDYFGLTELKEKALETASEIIAGKRFKKGFILSGINGMGKSFFGKTLAGELALLLQVIKGKTIDADRLQVFGVNRPVTLEEYFELLKKHAPLVLMLDEIQFIAPADGIELTDRFIKCLEGVMKSDAPIILVGTTNEPEPVLIEGLHINEGGSSTEVDKVLKTRIHPFCFEVMDGYYPFNQESLGIDFTRDYLTYLQKTKKLKGNEDIEQAVQFARGIKLVDIIQIITESLIPKENIFSLDTVSSRLSKLSADLRRRELEELVSLLESSIRYLTLKPGYKIEGDIDYKLLATVADSIPIKSLGQLLNNVPQAITQESLLFLLNSYRKDYQS, encoded by the coding sequence ATGAAAGTGGCTAATGGGACATATTCAAAGATAGGGGCGTTTGATAGATATTCTTGTAGTCATGAGGCAAAAGTTAATGCTGCAACAGCTTTAAGAATTATTATTGAAAAAATTGGTAATTATTTGAGTGACGAAATGGACATCTTAAGAATTTTATTAGCTTCTGATGTAAGAGATGTAAGAGAGCAAGGTATTATTGCAGCTGAAAATACTTGGAAAAACCCATGGAGAAAAAATATTTTAGAAAGTGGCTTGATTAGGAGACTTCGTCTTGAACCAGAGCAAGACTTACGAAATAGATCTACTTTAGTGATTGTCCGCGCAAATCCAAAAGTGTTGTTAGAAGAGTGCACAAAAGATGATGGCTCAAAATACTTTCCGATTGAACTAATAACAGTAATTAATAACCCATCAATAAAATTAAACATGGTTTATGGACTGTGTAATCTTTTTTCTGCTCAAAGAAAAGAAGGCAAGTTCTACAAAGATTTCAAAGAAACCCCGGTGTTAGATTCACCTGACGTTGAAAGATGTTTTAAATATTCTATTCTTGTTTTACAAGATCTAGTAAACGAATCTACCCTTAGTATAGATGAGAGAAAGATACTTCATAATACTTGTGTTTTAATTTCGTATCTTTTAGATAAAGATTTAAATCCTGTTGTAAAATCCTTAGAGCAGCAAGTCTATAACAATTATGTTAATAAGTTGTCGAATATAAACCTTAGTAAGTTTATAGAGTTTACTACACATTCTCAATTTGCTGAAGAATCATGGAAGGAAGAAAATACTTGGGTAGCTGCAAAGGGAACTCTGAAAGTGGCATTGCCTGTTACTGATACAAGATGTAGAAATCCTCTAGCAAATTATCTATCGCTTAGGGCTGACGTTGAACGAATGAAAACAGCTTTAAGACCTATACAAGTTGTTTCAACTAAACCAACAAATCCCTATGTTGTATCTAATCTTAACGATGTCCTAGACATGATTGACTCTTCGATAGAATCATATCTAGCTGGGAAAAACTTCAAAGGTATTATGTGGCAAGAAGTTGAGGAATTTAATTCAGGGTTCCCAAGATTATTACAACTTTTAGACAGTTCAAGAAATGTAAATTGTAGACTAGCAGTACTTAATACTATGGATAACCTTACTCAAAATGGGATCACTGTAGCTAGACGTAGTCTTCCTTTTGATTCAATTGTAAATGAACAAAATATAGCTGCTTTAGGAAATGTATTAAGAAATAATGTTTATTTTCAGAGTGTTTTAAGAAAACAATTAACTTCTCCAACTCCTGCAACAGTACAAGAGAAAGCTTTGTTATTAACACGACAACTGACAACTTCATTCAAAGATTATTTTGGATTAACTGAGTTAAAAGAAAAAGCGTTAGAGACTGCATCAGAAATAATTGCTGGGAAAAGGTTTAAAAAAGGTTTTATTCTTTCAGGAATCAATGGTATGGGTAAATCATTTTTTGGAAAAACTCTGGCTGGTGAACTTGCCTTACTGTTACAAGTTATTAAGGGTAAAACAATTGACGCTGATAGGTTACAAGTATTTGGTGTGAACAGACCCGTGACACTAGAAGAGTATTTTGAATTATTAAAGAAGCATGCTCCACTTGTTCTGATGCTTGATGAGATACAATTTATTGCACCTGCAGATGGGATAGAACTGACAGATAGATTTATTAAATGCTTAGAAGGAGTTATGAAATCTGATGCACCAATAATATTGGTTGGAACTACTAATGAACCTGAACCAGTCCTGATTGAAGGGTTGCATATAAATGAAGGCGGTTCGTCAACTGAGGTAGATAAAGTTTTGAAAACCAGAATTCATCCATTTTGCTTTGAAGTTATGGATGGGTATTATCCATTCAATCAAGAATCACTAGGCATAGATTTTACCAGAGACTATTTAACATACCTGCAAAAAACTAAAAAATTAAAAGGTAATGAAGACATAGAACAAGCTGTGCAATTTGCAAGAGGAATAAAGTTGGTAGATATAATACAAATAATCACAGAATCATTAATCCCAAAGGAAAATATTTTCTCGCTAGATACTGTAAGTTCTCGTTTAAGTAAACTAAGCGCAGATTTAAGGCGAAGAGAATTGGAAGAGCTTGTTAGTCTGCTGGAAAGTAGCATTAGGTACCTTACTCTTAAACCTGGATATAAGATTGAAGGGGATATAGATTATAAATTATTAGCAACTGTTGCAGACAGCATTCCAATAAAAAGTTTAGGACAATTATTAAATAATGTCCCACAGGCAATAACACAAGAATCATTATTGTTCCTACTTAACTCATACAGAAAGGATTATCAGAGCTAA
- a CDS encoding thiolase domain-containing protein (Catalyzes the synthesis of acetoacetyl coenzyme A from two molecules of acetyl coenzyme A. It can also act as a thiolase, catalyzing the reverse reaction and generating two-carbon units from the four-carbon product of fatty acid oxidation) translates to MRSVYVVAGGISKFAKARPDKTFPAIVKESYELLLNDLGLVPKQAFELIDGTVGSYFSDHFLRQLKGATMVQDYLGLCPKPSHRIEGGGATGGLAFQEGWKSIASGNMDVCLVFGFETMSHVNTWKGNEFIALASDVSFDYPVGGFYTGYYAMMVVRHMQEFGTTPEQLACVSVKNHANAFHNPYSQKKEKLTIKDVRNSPLVAWPLTRRDVCVMSDGAACVLLASEDGLKKIEKTCGKTISKVKVTGIGRGTDAMRMADRPHKKVILLPHEKESDYKNLKYPGVHSFRAGRMASKQAYEMAKITDPLNEINFIELHDAYTSSEIQTYEDMGLCKYGEGGTFAESGATFMPNVDYGLKLKQKSICPVNPSGGLIACGHPVGATGLMQGVFALWQLQNTIKKHFKDETLQVKNAKRGVIHSHAGTGTYVTVSILEKET, encoded by the coding sequence ATGCGATCAGTTTATGTTGTAGCAGGTGGCATTAGTAAATTTGCAAAAGCTAGGCCTGATAAAACATTTCCAGCAATTGTAAAAGAATCTTATGAGCTCTTGCTTAATGATTTAGGTCTTGTGCCAAAACAAGCATTTGAATTAATAGATGGTACTGTTGGATCTTACTTTAGTGATCATTTTCTTAGACAGTTAAAAGGGGCCACTATGGTTCAGGATTACCTTGGACTATGTCCAAAACCATCTCACAGGATAGAAGGTGGTGGTGCAACTGGTGGACTTGCATTTCAGGAAGGTTGGAAGAGTATTGCATCTGGAAATATGGACGTATGTCTTGTATTTGGCTTTGAAACAATGTCACATGTTAACACTTGGAAAGGAAATGAGTTTATTGCTTTAGCTTCTGATGTAAGTTTTGATTATCCTGTTGGTGGTTTTTATACAGGATATTATGCAATGATGGTTGTTAGACACATGCAAGAGTTTGGGACTACACCAGAACAACTTGCTTGTGTATCTGTAAAAAACCATGCAAATGCATTTCATAATCCTTATTCACAAAAAAAAGAAAAACTTACAATTAAAGATGTCCGTAATTCTCCATTAGTAGCTTGGCCACTAACAAGAAGAGATGTTTGTGTAATGAGTGATGGAGCAGCATGTGTACTACTTGCTAGTGAAGACGGTTTAAAGAAAATTGAAAAAACATGTGGGAAAACAATTTCAAAAGTAAAAGTTACTGGAATTGGTCGTGGTACAGATGCAATGAGAATGGCAGACAGGCCACATAAAAAAGTAATTTTACTTCCACATGAAAAAGAATCTGATTATAAAAATTTAAAATATCCAGGAGTCCACTCATTTAGAGCAGGACGAATGGCTTCAAAACAAGCATATGAAATGGCAAAAATAACAGACCCATTAAATGAAATTAATTTTATTGAACTTCACGATGCATACACGTCAAGTGAAATTCAGACCTATGAAGACATGGGTTTATGCAAATATGGTGAAGGCGGGACATTTGCTGAATCAGGTGCTACTTTTATGCCAAATGTAGATTATGGTTTAAAGCTAAAACAAAAATCAATATGTCCTGTAAATCCATCAGGTGGATTGATTGCTTGTGGACATCCTGTTGGTGCAACAGGACTTATGCAAGGAGTTTTTGCTCTTTGGCAATTACAAAATACAATTAAAAAACATTTTAAAGATGAAACACTACAAGTAAAAAATGCAAAGCGTGGTGTTATTCACAGTCATGCAGGAACAGGAACTTATGTTACAGTATCGATCTTAGAGAAAGAAACATAA
- a CDS encoding Zn-ribbon domain-containing OB-fold protein yields the protein METKKSKKQKVETNGKVTFGNNNTIEEKIAIQETDEGTVLFNVPFPKELNEKNLKELENLTPIIIKQPYEIDYIHSYGQDSPFFAGLANKKLLGTECEECHTKFATPRLSCTECGSKCRWIELPQKGKIHTFTVCYFGSEAFLKETPFILALIEFPGIDTCFLTRIIGLDPHHPNLDWVGMNVKAKFVRNSKFKPTDVYFVPGK from the coding sequence ATGGAAACAAAAAAATCTAAAAAACAAAAAGTTGAAACAAATGGGAAAGTTACATTTGGAAATAATAATACTATTGAAGAAAAAATTGCCATACAAGAGACAGATGAAGGCACTGTTTTATTTAATGTACCTTTTCCAAAAGAACTAAATGAAAAAAATCTAAAAGAGTTAGAAAATTTAACACCAATAATAATTAAACAACCTTATGAGATAGATTATATTCATTCTTATGGACAAGACTCACCATTTTTTGCAGGACTTGCAAATAAAAAATTACTTGGAACAGAATGTGAAGAGTGTCATACAAAGTTTGCTACACCGAGGTTATCCTGTACTGAATGTGGCTCAAAATGCAGATGGATTGAGCTTCCGCAAAAAGGAAAGATTCATACATTTACTGTTTGTTATTTTGGTTCTGAAGCATTTTTAAAAGAAACCCCTTTTATTTTAGCTTTAATTGAATTCCCTGGAATTGATACTTGTTTTTTAACAAGAATAATTGGACTTGATCCACATCATCCTAATTTAGATTGGGTAGGTATGAATGTAAAAGCAAAGTTTGTTAGAAACTCTAAATTTAAACCTACAGATGTTTATTTTGTGCCAGGAAAATAA
- a CDS encoding acyl-CoA dehydrogenase family protein has translation MNFLLNDDQLLLQQTMRDFVEKEVKPHAKEWDEKEEAPLGTIKKLASLGIMGMAVDSKYGGAELDPLSIAIVIEELACGDGSLALTVAAHNGLGCGHIARFGREEQKQKYLPDLASGKKIGVWALTEPGSGSDASGMKTSAKRDGANWIINGTKMFISNASIGETYVVMAVTEPVKAIHELPQQKKITAFILEKQDKGLKIGRKLKKMGMRSSDTCELILDNVKIPDSRRLGELNQGFINTLMMLDRGRVSIGALATGLAQAALDESLKYVHERETFGKLLKDHEVIRFMLADMKVDIDAARLLVYRAATFASEGKTFTLEASVAKLFASEMAMRVCNKAVQIHGGYGYIREFPVERYLRDARLCEIGEGTSEIQRMVIAREMLIEAK, from the coding sequence ATGAACTTCTTACTTAATGACGATCAACTTTTACTTCAACAAACTATGCGTGACTTTGTAGAAAAAGAAGTAAAACCTCATGCAAAAGAATGGGATGAAAAAGAAGAAGCCCCTCTAGGCACAATAAAAAAACTTGCATCTCTTGGAATAATGGGGATGGCAGTAGATTCAAAATATGGTGGAGCTGAACTTGATCCACTTTCAATTGCAATTGTTATTGAAGAGCTTGCTTGTGGAGATGGATCTCTTGCTCTTACTGTTGCAGCACATAATGGACTTGGATGTGGCCATATTGCAAGATTTGGAAGGGAAGAACAAAAGCAAAAATACTTACCTGATTTAGCAAGCGGGAAAAAAATTGGTGTGTGGGCACTTACTGAACCAGGTTCTGGTTCTGATGCATCTGGTATGAAGACAAGTGCAAAAAGAGATGGAGCTAATTGGATAATTAACGGCACAAAGATGTTTATTTCAAATGCATCTATAGGTGAAACATATGTAGTAATGGCAGTTACAGAGCCAGTAAAGGCAATTCATGAATTGCCTCAACAAAAAAAAATAACAGCTTTTATTTTAGAAAAACAAGATAAAGGATTAAAGATTGGCAGAAAACTTAAAAAAATGGGAATGAGATCTTCTGATACTTGTGAGCTAATTTTAGACAATGTAAAAATTCCTGATTCAAGAAGACTTGGTGAATTAAATCAAGGGTTTATAAACACACTAATGATGCTAGATAGGGGGAGAGTTAGCATTGGTGCACTTGCAACAGGTTTAGCTCAAGCAGCTTTAGATGAATCGTTAAAATATGTGCATGAGAGAGAAACATTCGGGAAGCTTTTAAAAGATCATGAAGTAATTCGTTTTATGCTTGCTGATATGAAAGTAGATATTGATGCTGCAAGACTTCTTGTGTACAGAGCAGCAACTTTTGCAAGTGAAGGAAAAACATTTACTCTTGAAGCATCTGTTGCAAAACTTTTTGCTTCTGAAATGGCAATGAGAGTTTGTAATAAAGCTGTTCAAATACATGGTGGATATGGCTATATAAGGGAGTTTCCAGTAGAAAGATACCTTCGTGATGCAAGACTTTGTGAAATTGGTGAAGGCACAAGTGAGATACAAAGAATGGTCATAGCAAGGGAGATGTTAATAGAAGCAAAGTAA
- a CDS encoding CPBP family intramembrane metalloprotease, which translates to MFLQKDELSKFDFITVKGFLLALFLMLCSAIFSFTTVPLALERVIQIKSHYFQIFIFFLSQTINFLIIYYFACVRQQKTLKEGLFFYSKSNKVYLISLLIGVLMPLATLPIIFKFAPEEFYAVDLVKSKAGIIYLFTCALSAPLFEEIFYRGFIFPFFQSKLNSFWAVVITSVFFGLSHFMNTGNAYILLSLFIFYGFVLTLIRYFTNSLIQPMITHFVHNATLIICFLASVVFPHCLGPATKTIFFSRSLLIMFSTLLLIVVFCTIIQITTL; encoded by the coding sequence ATGTTTCTTCAAAAAGATGAATTAAGCAAGTTTGACTTCATTACTGTAAAAGGATTCCTTTTAGCTTTATTTTTAATGCTTTGCTCAGCAATTTTTTCATTTACTACTGTTCCATTAGCTCTAGAAAGGGTTATTCAAATTAAGTCTCATTATTTTCAAATTTTTATTTTTTTTCTTTCACAAACTATAAACTTTCTTATTATTTATTATTTTGCTTGTGTGAGGCAACAAAAAACTTTAAAAGAAGGTTTGTTTTTTTATTCCAAGTCAAACAAAGTATATTTAATTTCTTTACTAATTGGTGTTCTAATGCCTCTAGCAACATTGCCAATAATATTTAAATTTGCACCAGAAGAGTTTTATGCTGTTGACTTAGTTAAATCAAAAGCAGGAATAATTTATTTATTTACTTGTGCTTTGTCTGCACCACTGTTTGAAGAAATCTTTTATCGAGGTTTTATTTTTCCATTTTTTCAAAGCAAACTAAACAGTTTTTGGGCTGTAGTTATAACTTCAGTTTTTTTTGGACTCTCACATTTTATGAACACAGGTAATGCTTATATCTTGCTTAGCTTATTTATTTTTTATGGTTTTGTTTTAACTTTAATTCGTTATTTTACTAACTCGCTTATCCAGCCAATGATTACTCATTTTGTGCATAATGCTACATTGATTATTTGTTTTTTAGCAAGTGTTGTTTTCCCGCATTGTCTTGGCCCAGCAACAAAGACCATTTTCTTTTCAAGATCTTTATTGATTATGTTTTCTACTCTTCTCTTAATTGTAGTGTTTTGTACCATAATACAAATTACAACGTTGTAA